In the Leptospiraceae bacterium genome, one interval contains:
- a CDS encoding SDR family NAD(P)-dependent oxidoreductase, whose translation MKNIDTKSVIITGASSGIGEGLAWEFAKLGYNLGLAARNIDKLDKIKSKIHTQFPEILVETAKLDVMQYDSVEKVITSLDRRLSNSTEILIANSGIAGSKESGIGKFEDNRKVIETNLLGAIATIDAGLSFFKPRKKGTIVGISSVAGFRGLPGSAAYSSSKAGLSTYLESLRGEVRRYGIHVCCIHPGFIDTPIKNKKRAFEISVEKGSSLIASAILKKKKSSTIPWFPWAMVGFAMRNIPEWIWSRVSTK comes from the coding sequence ATGAAAAATATCGATACAAAATCCGTAATTATTACCGGAGCGAGCAGTGGGATCGGCGAAGGTCTTGCGTGGGAATTTGCCAAGCTCGGATACAACTTGGGACTGGCCGCAAGAAATATTGATAAATTAGACAAAATAAAATCAAAGATTCATACACAATTCCCTGAAATTTTAGTCGAAACTGCCAAATTAGACGTTATGCAATATGATAGTGTAGAAAAAGTGATCACTTCTTTAGACAGAAGGCTTTCTAATTCTACTGAGATTCTCATTGCAAATTCAGGGATCGCCGGCTCTAAAGAATCAGGAATCGGCAAGTTCGAAGACAATAGAAAAGTAATAGAAACAAATTTATTGGGGGCAATTGCCACTATTGATGCGGGTTTAAGTTTTTTTAAACCACGAAAAAAAGGGACGATAGTCGGAATTTCATCTGTTGCCGGTTTTAGAGGGTTGCCGGGGAGTGCTGCTTACTCTTCTTCAAAAGCTGGGCTTTCTACATATCTTGAATCACTTAGAGGGGAAGTTAGGCGCTATGGGATCCATGTGTGCTGTATTCATCCGGGATTTATAGACACTCCGATTAAAAACAAAAAACGAGCCTTCGAGATTTCGGTAGAAAAAGGCTCTTCACTGATTGCGAGTGCGATTTTAAAGAAAAAGAAATCGTCAACTATTCCTTGGTTTCCTTGGGCTATGGTAGGATTTGCAATGAGAAATATTCCTGAATGGATTTGGTCGAGGGTCTCAACAAAATGA
- a CDS encoding low molecular weight phosphotyrosine protein phosphatase: MDLVEGLNKMKKKILFVCLGNICRSPAAEGAFKHLIKSKNLEHMFEIDSCGTAGYHIGELPHSTTREVSRKRGIQLDHRCRKFDLKDFDYFDFILVMDDSNYNDVIAKTKNTLHQKKVIKFRKFDEGVSGSPDVPDPYYGGIDGFEEVQDIVSRSSEGFLNWILKEFKELSNR; the protein is encoded by the coding sequence ATGGATTTGGTCGAGGGTCTCAACAAAATGAAGAAAAAAATTTTATTTGTATGTCTTGGAAATATTTGTCGGTCTCCCGCAGCAGAAGGGGCGTTTAAGCATTTGATTAAATCGAAAAATTTAGAGCACATGTTTGAAATCGACTCTTGCGGGACAGCCGGTTATCATATTGGAGAACTCCCTCACTCGACTACGAGGGAAGTTTCAAGAAAAAGAGGGATACAATTAGACCACAGGTGTAGGAAATTTGATTTAAAAGATTTTGACTATTTTGATTTTATTCTTGTGATGGACGATTCAAATTACAATGATGTAATCGCTAAAACAAAAAATACTCTCCACCAAAAAAAAGTAATAAAATTCAGAAAGTTTGATGAAGGAGTGAGTGGCTCGCCTGACGTACCAGACCCGTATTACGGAGGAATAGACGGATTTGAAGAAGTTCAAGATATTGTGAGCAGGTCATCTGAAGGATTTTTAAATTGGATACTGAAAGAGTTCAAAGAATTATCAAATAGGTAA
- a CDS encoding fructosamine kinase family protein, with protein MGESELDGLNVLRSKTPNVPKAFGTISDRGEYFIVLEYIENIPLQDSDSIYETLLPVYSCQGEYWGWKMNNYVGNLLQKNSIHRDFTSYFLQDRIEPLLFMGSEKDWIDFAFKKSILSLIEKKSIEWGLGETTPRLIQGDLWSGNFLQNKNNKVFLIDPSVSYGHPEQDFAMAHLFGGVPTNWIHPISKKLGIEEGFSERLLFWQIYPLLVHLRLFGGSYLESLKHAVRRYL; from the coding sequence ATGGGAGAATCGGAGTTAGACGGGCTGAACGTCTTACGAAGCAAAACGCCTAACGTCCCAAAAGCCTTTGGAACTATTTCGGATAGAGGAGAATACTTTATTGTATTGGAATACATAGAAAATATTCCATTACAAGATTCAGACTCAATATACGAGACTCTACTTCCAGTGTATTCCTGCCAAGGAGAATACTGGGGCTGGAAGATGAATAATTATGTAGGTAATCTCTTACAAAAAAATTCTATTCACAGGGATTTTACTTCTTATTTTTTGCAAGATAGAATAGAACCTCTTCTCTTTATGGGCTCAGAAAAAGATTGGATAGACTTTGCTTTTAAAAAGAGCATTCTTTCTTTAATAGAAAAAAAATCTATTGAGTGGGGGCTTGGGGAAACTACTCCACGGCTCATCCAAGGTGATTTATGGTCAGGAAATTTTTTACAAAACAAAAACAATAAAGTATTCCTGATCGATCCTTCGGTTTCCTACGGTCACCCGGAACAAGATTTTGCTATGGCGCATTTATTTGGTGGAGTTCCCACAAACTGGATTCATCCTATTTCAAAAAAATTAGGAATAGAAGAAGGATTTTCAGAGAGACTTCTTTTTTGGCAGATATATCCACTACTTGTTCATTTACGATTGTTCGGAGGGAGTTATTTGGAATCACTAAAACATGCGGTTAGGCGCTATTTGTAA
- a CDS encoding patatin-like phospholipase family protein, with amino-acid sequence MKKALILSGGGARGAYQAGVYKYLEENNFIPDVICGTSVGAINATAIGCGMDYKKLIELWKSIEVGKVLQYSIWHNILDIFFRRFSPLADTTPLKNLMYQELDFRNLRKNKQEIIITAVNILTSELVFFGNKDIDIEHVMASSAIPLFFPWQYVDGRPHWDGGLMANTPLLPAIEREAKDIIVVLLSPVGGVQMNIPKSRVEALERVFELSLIGSYQTIRSDLSYDKSSIKKNGAFSNMLDFFKSRPDIRIRSVGPKNSLGMKSILNFSLVQADYLIQRGYEDAKEQLGKL; translated from the coding sequence ATGAAAAAAGCATTAATATTGTCGGGTGGGGGAGCAAGAGGCGCATACCAAGCCGGAGTTTATAAATATTTAGAAGAGAATAATTTTATACCGGATGTTATTTGTGGAACTTCTGTAGGAGCGATCAATGCAACTGCAATTGGTTGCGGTATGGACTATAAAAAATTAATTGAACTGTGGAAGTCTATTGAAGTCGGAAAAGTTTTACAGTATTCGATATGGCACAACATATTGGATATATTTTTTCGCAGATTTTCTCCACTGGCAGATACTACACCACTGAAAAATCTAATGTATCAAGAATTGGATTTTAGAAATCTAAGAAAAAATAAACAAGAAATTATCATTACAGCAGTAAATATTTTAACTTCCGAGCTTGTTTTTTTTGGGAACAAAGACATAGACATAGAGCACGTAATGGCTTCTTCTGCGATCCCATTATTCTTTCCTTGGCAATATGTAGATGGAAGACCTCACTGGGACGGGGGTCTTATGGCAAACACTCCATTGCTTCCCGCAATCGAAAGAGAAGCAAAAGATATAATTGTAGTACTTCTATCTCCTGTAGGTGGTGTTCAGATGAATATTCCTAAATCAAGGGTCGAAGCATTGGAGAGAGTTTTTGAATTATCTTTGATTGGCTCTTATCAAACTATTCGTTCCGACTTAAGTTATGATAAAAGCTCTATCAAAAAAAATGGAGCCTTTAGCAATATGTTAGATTTTTTTAAATCAAGACCTGATATTAGAATTCGTTCTGTAGGACCAAAAAATTCATTGGGGATGAAAAGTATCTTAAACTTTAGTCTTGTTCAAGCAGATTATTTGATTCAAAGAGGATACGAAGACGCAAAAGAACAACTCGGAAAATTATAA
- a CDS encoding cellulase family glycosylhydrolase, protein MDRLTSKNGFFTDPKGNIIFLRGVNFSGSAKVPTTPDGTTHYDQSQSFDNHRDVSFIGRPVLEEEADEHFRRLKKWGFNFLRFLVTWEAIEHKAPGKYDEAYLNYIVRMVELAGKYGFYLFIDPHQDVWSRFTGGDGAPGWTLESVGMDISKFRNSDTTIVHHEMGSKYKKMVWPLNYQKYPTATMFSLFFGGKVFAPNCKIEGKNIQDYLQDHFIAAISRLAKKLSRFKHVVGFDSLNEPHPGFIARKNLGEFEGIGFGSLIGSTPFQEMYMSEGISSNVHNRLFFGNLSIPFKKVVLNPKKISIWKEKFGCVWKKHGVWELDPNGAPMLLKPDYFYKVRGKKLEFFNDFMKPFIQKYKTSIQKSQKGFFIFIESDPSKLELNWSESYKPSHASVVNATHWYNVVLLFTKKYFDWFGIHNFKEKIVFGKNKTKEIYADTIKMIKDMSKNSMMNCPTVIGETGIPMDLNNRIGYTNKDYSMHEKALDEILYAVEKNLVNVTLWNYTPDNTHSLGDRWNEEDLSIYSMDTPVHVDPDGGRGVRAFSRPYPIKTNGEPLSILFEIEKSLFKYSFKVNPKEEGQCTIYLPPIHYKNGFKVLVNSGSFSYSKTDNLLYFKGTKGIELYGITILPEK, encoded by the coding sequence ATGGATAGGCTAACTTCAAAAAATGGTTTTTTTACCGACCCAAAAGGAAATATCATATTTTTAAGAGGAGTAAATTTTTCAGGCAGTGCCAAAGTTCCCACTACACCTGATGGAACAACTCATTACGATCAAAGCCAAAGTTTTGATAACCATAGAGACGTTTCTTTCATAGGAAGACCGGTTTTAGAAGAAGAAGCCGATGAGCACTTTAGAAGACTAAAGAAATGGGGTTTTAATTTTTTACGATTTCTTGTGACTTGGGAAGCAATCGAGCACAAAGCACCAGGAAAATACGACGAAGCCTATTTAAACTATATTGTAAGAATGGTAGAGCTTGCAGGGAAGTATGGATTTTATTTATTTATAGACCCGCATCAAGACGTTTGGTCCAGATTTACCGGTGGAGATGGCGCACCCGGTTGGACATTGGAATCTGTCGGAATGGATATTTCTAAATTTAGAAATTCTGATACTACTATTGTTCACCACGAAATGGGTAGTAAATACAAAAAGATGGTATGGCCTCTCAACTACCAGAAGTATCCAACCGCTACAATGTTTTCTCTCTTTTTTGGTGGCAAAGTGTTTGCACCAAATTGTAAAATCGAAGGAAAAAATATTCAAGACTATCTCCAAGACCACTTCATCGCAGCTATATCCCGACTTGCAAAAAAATTGTCTCGATTTAAACATGTTGTTGGGTTTGACTCTTTGAACGAGCCTCATCCGGGTTTTATTGCAAGAAAAAATTTGGGAGAGTTTGAAGGAATCGGTTTTGGAAGTCTAATCGGCTCAACCCCATTTCAGGAAATGTATATGTCTGAAGGAATATCGTCTAACGTACACAATCGACTTTTCTTCGGAAATCTAAGTATTCCGTTTAAAAAAGTTGTCTTAAACCCTAAGAAAATTTCTATATGGAAAGAAAAATTTGGCTGTGTTTGGAAAAAACACGGAGTTTGGGAGTTAGATCCGAATGGAGCCCCCATGCTTTTGAAACCAGATTACTTTTACAAAGTTCGAGGAAAAAAACTTGAGTTCTTTAATGACTTTATGAAACCTTTTATTCAAAAGTATAAAACTTCTATTCAGAAATCTCAAAAAGGATTTTTTATTTTTATAGAGAGCGATCCGAGTAAATTAGAATTAAATTGGTCGGAAAGTTACAAACCGAGCCATGCTTCTGTTGTGAATGCAACCCATTGGTACAATGTTGTACTTCTTTTTACAAAAAAATATTTTGATTGGTTCGGAATCCATAATTTTAAAGAGAAAATTGTTTTTGGAAAAAATAAAACGAAAGAAATCTATGCCGATACAATCAAGATGATAAAAGATATGTCGAAAAATTCGATGATGAATTGTCCAACCGTAATCGGAGAAACAGGAATTCCCATGGATCTGAACAATCGAATCGGATATACGAATAAAGACTATTCTATGCACGAAAAGGCGTTAGACGAAATCCTATACGCTGTCGAAAAAAATCTTGTCAATGTCACTCTTTGGAATTATACCCCTGATAATACCCACAGTCTTGGGGATAGGTGGAACGAAGAGGACTTATCCATCTACTCGATGGATACTCCTGTGCATGTTGACCCGGATGGAGGAAGAGGGGTAAGAGCTTTTTCAAGGCCGTACCCGATAAAAACAAACGGTGAGCCTTTGTCGATTTTGTTTGAAATAGAGAAAAGCCTTTTTAAATATTCATTCAAGGTGAATCCAAAAGAAGAAGGGCAGTGTACTATTTACCTGCCTCCAATCCACTATAAAAATGGTTTTAAAGTTCTCGTAAATTCCGGCAGTTTTTCCTATTCAAAAACCGACAATTTGCTCTACTTCAAAGGAACAAAAGGAATTGAGCTATATGGAATCACAATTCTTCCAGAAAAATGA
- a CDS encoding TIGR04454 family lipoprotein, producing the protein MKKILFLIVVVGFVLTMNCKGSSVSSAECEPIVNKLFENLSKELKPEEAEKVSMMKATLLPTIQKECMSGKYDLDCLSKATNIAALQACKK; encoded by the coding sequence ATGAAAAAAATTTTATTTTTAATCGTAGTAGTTGGCTTTGTTTTGACAATGAATTGCAAAGGTAGTTCTGTAAGCTCTGCAGAATGCGAGCCTATCGTAAATAAACTATTCGAAAATCTATCTAAGGAATTGAAACCTGAAGAAGCTGAAAAAGTGTCTATGATGAAAGCTACACTTCTTCCTACAATTCAAAAAGAATGTATGTCCGGCAAATACGACTTAGATTGCTTATCAAAAGCTACAAATATTGCTGCATTGCAAGCGTGTAAAAAATAA
- a CDS encoding DUF1574 domain-containing protein, with product MRKNKFLLYPIFLFTIIFLFDKIFFLEEVKSYLKTDFTYIYYETKKTLLQNLVKENSSRKKKLMIVLGSSRLLYFDAKDLSDFYPDWDIYNFSSAVTTPAYYLFYLEKILENGIRPDLILLETDPNQFNENSKVFRGSNLTYSFDLPFVFKYATAFGKDNLSFYLGKTFFGVSKNKPYLNVALKRLSDPRFIAVAEMGKTTKKFLLDNKGNALSPIENYVEKDFGILEATSQRTIDWLFSNYRDSKMQYYFFEEILRKIASEKIPLLIVWPQSSIPMQQKLKSSKFVTNWEEKTKKLTSTYNFEILDMDNTKEYYCNSFADGGHISKDCYHPFMRFVMYNYFKKYN from the coding sequence ATGAGAAAAAATAAATTTTTACTGTATCCGATTTTTTTATTCACGATAATTTTTTTATTTGATAAAATATTTTTTTTAGAAGAAGTGAAGTCTTATTTAAAGACAGATTTTACCTATATCTATTACGAAACAAAAAAGACATTACTACAAAACCTTGTTAAGGAAAATTCAAGTAGAAAGAAAAAACTCATGATTGTACTTGGATCGTCAAGGCTTTTGTACTTTGATGCGAAAGACCTTTCTGACTTTTATCCTGATTGGGATATTTATAATTTTTCTTCTGCGGTGACTACACCTGCTTACTACTTATTCTATTTAGAAAAAATTTTAGAAAACGGAATCCGGCCAGATCTGATCTTGCTCGAAACAGACCCAAACCAATTTAACGAAAACTCAAAAGTTTTTCGTGGTTCCAATCTTACCTATAGTTTTGATCTTCCCTTTGTATTCAAATACGCAACCGCTTTCGGTAAAGATAATTTGAGTTTTTATCTTGGAAAGACTTTTTTTGGAGTTAGTAAAAATAAACCCTATTTGAATGTTGCATTAAAAAGATTAAGTGATCCGAGGTTTATTGCAGTAGCAGAGATGGGTAAAACTACCAAGAAATTTTTATTGGACAACAAAGGAAATGCACTTTCTCCAATCGAAAACTATGTCGAAAAAGATTTTGGAATTTTGGAAGCTACAAGCCAAAGGACTATTGATTGGCTTTTTTCAAATTATCGAGATTCTAAAATGCAATACTACTTTTTTGAAGAAATCCTAAGAAAGATTGCAAGCGAGAAAATTCCATTGCTAATCGTATGGCCTCAAAGTTCGATTCCGATGCAACAAAAATTGAAAAGCTCAAAATTTGTTACTAATTGGGAAGAGAAAACAAAGAAACTAACTTCTACATACAATTTTGAAATTTTAGATATGGACAACACCAAGGAATACTATTGCAATAGCTTTGCAGATGGCGGGCATATATCAAAAGATTGCTACCACCCGTTTATGAGATTCGTGATGTACAACTATTTCAAAAAGTACAATTGA
- a CDS encoding DUF1574 family protein produces the protein MNLFISYFKKTPALYLVILVVIALEVSLHFIPNLYYIDSGGAFFTTYKRKIAENKNESFDFVMYGDSRSLSIFGKKKSEKTLYSMYNFSLPAAGPRYFKFYLKKYLDNHPKPKMVIWAADPEQFQLSKGLSFHTDKALWSQYKHRLLNLFSMKENFEQYKGEELFFIMKESIPELLLSVKYREGIEKFFSGLKLHKFNNIQPPNVERNKIIETMVSKTNGQINLGTFFLAPEDASSLENMKPYIAAMQKTEFNIDPLKEFLEYCNKEELPVVVLEIPHAIGLNSTPFYKSVYNAIHEEVAKTPKAIYLRFPENDYPYNLFSESIHYNTKGEKKVNEEFDLYVYPKILEFVKKHEKK, from the coding sequence ATGAATTTATTTATTTCGTATTTTAAAAAAACTCCTGCACTGTATCTTGTGATACTTGTTGTAATCGCATTGGAAGTTAGCCTTCACTTTATCCCCAACCTTTACTATATCGATAGTGGTGGAGCATTTTTTACTACATACAAAAGAAAGATCGCTGAAAATAAAAATGAAAGTTTTGATTTTGTAATGTATGGAGACAGTCGATCTCTTTCTATTTTTGGTAAGAAAAAAAGCGAGAAAACTTTATATTCCATGTACAATTTTAGCCTTCCCGCAGCAGGTCCGAGGTATTTTAAATTCTATTTGAAAAAATATTTAGACAACCATCCAAAGCCAAAGATGGTAATATGGGCTGCCGATCCAGAACAGTTTCAGTTGTCTAAGGGATTGTCATTTCACACAGACAAGGCACTCTGGAGTCAATACAAGCACAGACTATTGAATTTATTTTCTATGAAAGAAAATTTTGAGCAATACAAAGGTGAAGAGCTTTTTTTTATTATGAAGGAATCTATTCCTGAGCTGTTATTATCCGTAAAATATAGAGAAGGAATAGAAAAGTTTTTTTCCGGATTGAAGCTACATAAGTTCAACAATATTCAACCTCCGAATGTGGAGAGAAATAAAATTATTGAAACAATGGTGAGTAAGACAAACGGACAAATCAACCTCGGGACATTTTTTCTTGCACCGGAAGATGCCTCTTCTCTTGAAAATATGAAGCCATATATTGCAGCGATGCAGAAAACAGAATTCAATATAGACCCACTCAAGGAATTTTTAGAGTATTGCAATAAGGAAGAACTTCCTGTTGTAGTTCTTGAAATTCCTCATGCAATAGGGCTAAACTCAACCCCATTTTATAAGTCAGTGTATAACGCTATTCATGAGGAAGTTGCAAAAACTCCAAAAGCAATCTATTTGCGATTTCCTGAAAATGACTATCCATACAATTTATTTTCTGAGTCTATTCATTACAATACTAAAGGGGAAAAGAAAGTAAACGAGGAATTTGACTTGTATGTATATCCAAAAATTTTAGAGTTTGTGAAAAAGCATGAGAAAAAATAA
- a CDS encoding MBOAT family protein, whose translation MIFNSLDFLLFFPIVYFLYLKTTHKVQNRMLLVASYFFYGYWDVRYLVLLFVSSVIDYIASIGIENSSDNLKRKKLYLTLSVCSNLGILGFFKYYNFFVVSAKDALGGLGFSVNPVLLNYALPLGISFYTFQTMSYTIDVYRGELKPVRNFFDFALFVSFFPQLVAGPIERATRLLPQVLSERKISYDELQKGAFLCLLGFFKKVFVADNLSFIVDPIFSNKSATGFEVFIACWAFFFQIYGDFSGYSDIARGLSKFMGFELMRNFNLPMFSSNIVDLWKRWHISFMTWLRDYLYYSLGGSKVSVFRQHANNIITFFVSGLWHGASWHFVLWGLYGGILTSLYRIMQPYIPKLGGDNIRFIKNGKLIIKIFFTVGLFAISAVFFRASEVSVSFLLLKKLFFEFGLIDPILFEKVLKIIFLLVLIEIHQYRTNDEFSIFKLSTGVRTIAYLAMFYSILILGNFNKNEFIYFVF comes from the coding sequence ATGATATTTAATTCATTAGATTTTCTGTTATTTTTCCCAATCGTATATTTTTTATATCTAAAAACAACCCATAAAGTTCAAAATCGCATGCTCCTTGTAGCCAGTTATTTTTTCTATGGCTATTGGGATGTGCGTTATTTAGTGCTACTTTTTGTATCGAGTGTAATTGATTATATTGCTTCTATTGGAATTGAAAATTCAAGTGATAATTTAAAGAGAAAAAAACTTTATCTTACCCTAAGCGTTTGTTCTAATCTTGGTATTTTAGGATTTTTCAAATACTACAATTTTTTTGTGGTTAGCGCAAAAGATGCGTTAGGCGGTCTTGGGTTTAGTGTAAACCCTGTTTTGTTGAATTACGCTTTGCCGCTTGGAATTTCATTTTATACTTTTCAAACAATGTCCTACACTATTGATGTTTACAGAGGAGAGTTGAAGCCTGTCAGAAATTTTTTTGACTTCGCTCTGTTCGTTTCATTTTTTCCTCAGCTTGTAGCAGGACCTATTGAAAGAGCGACAAGACTACTTCCGCAAGTGTTAAGCGAAAGAAAAATTAGTTATGACGAATTACAAAAAGGTGCTTTTCTTTGCTTACTCGGTTTTTTTAAAAAAGTATTTGTGGCAGACAATCTTTCGTTTATTGTAGATCCGATTTTTTCAAATAAAAGCGCCACTGGCTTTGAAGTGTTTATTGCTTGTTGGGCTTTCTTTTTTCAGATTTACGGAGATTTTTCAGGATACTCAGACATTGCCAGAGGGCTTTCTAAATTCATGGGGTTTGAGCTTATGAGAAATTTTAATCTACCGATGTTTTCTTCAAACATTGTTGACCTATGGAAGAGATGGCATATTTCTTTTATGACTTGGCTTAGAGATTACTTGTATTACTCTCTCGGTGGAAGTAAGGTCAGCGTATTTCGGCAACATGCAAACAATATCATTACTTTTTTTGTTTCGGGGCTTTGGCATGGTGCGAGTTGGCACTTTGTACTTTGGGGGCTTTATGGTGGTATTCTTACGAGTCTGTACAGAATCATGCAACCCTATATCCCCAAACTTGGGGGAGACAATATTCGATTCATAAAAAATGGTAAGCTCATCATAAAAATATTTTTTACGGTTGGTCTCTTTGCAATATCTGCGGTATTTTTTAGAGCGTCAGAGGTTTCGGTTTCATTTCTATTGTTAAAAAAATTATTCTTTGAGTTTGGGTTAATAGACCCTATATTGTTTGAGAAAGTATTAAAAATAATTTTCTTACTCGTGTTAATAGAGATTCACCAATACAGGACAAATGACGAATTTTCTATTTTTAAGCTAAGTACAGGTGTAAGAACTATAGCGTATCTTGCGATGTTTTATTCTATTTTGATTTTGGGGAATTTTAATAAAAATGAATTTATTTATTTCGTATTTTAA
- a CDS encoding PLU-1-like domain protein → MDFPELEPYFQQLTDITDNVAIINTHYERDHDTDFKDLENFSQDIFSRPWEMSDDKFYNLFTSYFTFHIKIIEEIIKEAREILNPEKRDYLKKLVSYKKEADDWFSALKKKRKSSMIAV, encoded by the coding sequence TTGGACTTCCCGGAATTAGAACCATATTTTCAGCAATTGACTGACATAACAGATAATGTAGCGATTATTAATACTCACTACGAAAGAGACCATGATACAGATTTCAAGGACTTGGAGAATTTCTCTCAAGATATTTTTTCAAGACCGTGGGAAATGTCTGATGATAAATTTTATAATTTATTCACGAGTTATTTTACGTTTCATATAAAAATAATTGAAGAGATTATAAAGGAAGCAAGAGAAATCTTAAATCCTGAAAAGAGAGACTATTTGAAGAAATTAGTTTCCTATAAAAAAGAAGCAGATGATTGGTTTAGTGCGTTAAAGAAAAAAAGAAAATCTTCGATGATTGCAGTTTGA
- a CDS encoding SRPBCC domain-containing protein, with protein MNTRDLKLTYSIPYPIDRVWNAVTVNEVLVQWLADKVTGRPILGEKFSWSWKFGNEGEYTTNGIYKSIEPGKSIELKWLDHPAGDIELKLNFIQDGENSKLELINSGYPILEKFDNWVLGAKAGWDDQVEKLKEFLGKWNGVVPPKNKLKV; from the coding sequence ATGAATACGAGAGATTTAAAATTGACCTACTCTATCCCCTATCCAATTGACAGGGTTTGGAATGCCGTGACAGTAAACGAAGTTTTGGTTCAATGGCTTGCAGATAAAGTAACCGGTCGTCCGATACTCGGTGAAAAATTTTCATGGAGCTGGAAATTCGGAAATGAAGGAGAATATACAACAAATGGTATATACAAATCAATTGAGCCCGGAAAAAGTATTGAATTGAAGTGGTTGGATCACCCTGCGGGAGATATAGAATTGAAGCTAAACTTTATCCAAGATGGTGAAAACTCTAAGTTGGAGTTAATCAATTCCGGCTACCCCATTTTAGAAAAATTTGACAACTGGGTTTTGGGCGCAAAAGCCGGCTGGGACGATCAGGTAGAAAAACTAAAAGAATTTCTTGGGAAATGGAATGGAGTTGTTCCTCCTAAAAATAAGTTGAAAGTTTAA
- a CDS encoding SDR family NAD(P)-dependent oxidoreductase, protein MKLDLWKTKTILISGASSGIGLALANVLSTIPCKIFAVAKDLPVVSKGMAEIVPVQCDISSDKDLKKLQKKVFSNTENLDVLFNNAGITTHGRFDETKIEVFRKTFDINFFGTVHLTMLLLPLIKAAKGVIITTSTVSGLYGIPGRSAYSSSKSALHAVFESLRIELMEEKVRSILFCPPYTKTNLRTSGLDAKGNTLDESQHHGKIKTPEEVAQAMLQAVENPRSRLVTMDKSGNFVKWMRLFAPAKLEKILFKKLYKDFH, encoded by the coding sequence ATGAAACTTGATTTGTGGAAAACTAAAACTATACTAATATCCGGTGCTTCCAGTGGAATCGGACTCGCTCTTGCAAATGTGTTGTCAACGATTCCGTGTAAGATTTTTGCGGTTGCAAAAGACTTGCCGGTTGTTTCAAAAGGAATGGCAGAAATCGTACCTGTTCAATGCGACATTAGCTCAGATAAGGATTTAAAAAAACTACAAAAGAAAGTATTTTCCAATACCGAAAATTTAGATGTACTTTTCAATAATGCAGGGATCACGACTCACGGCAGGTTTGATGAAACGAAAATAGAAGTGTTTAGAAAAACTTTCGATATTAATTTTTTTGGCACAGTTCACTTGACTATGCTTTTACTTCCTTTGATTAAAGCCGCAAAAGGGGTGATTATTACTACCTCAACTGTATCCGGATTGTATGGGATCCCGGGTAGATCGGCGTACTCTTCTTCTAAATCAGCTTTGCATGCAGTTTTTGAATCTCTTAGAATTGAGCTTATGGAAGAAAAAGTGCGGTCGATTTTATTCTGTCCACCTTACACAAAAACAAATTTAAGAACTTCCGGGTTAGACGCAAAAGGCAATACGTTAGACGAAAGCCAACACCACGGAAAGATTAAAACTCCAGAAGAGGTCGCACAGGCTATGTTGCAAGCAGTAGAAAATCCAAGATCTAGGCTTGTAACTATGGATAAGTCTGGTAATTTTGTAAAATGGATGAGGCTTTTTGCTCCTGCGAAATTAGAGAAAATTCTTTTCAAGAAATTGTATAAAGATTTCCATTGA